A genome region from Acidobacteriota bacterium includes the following:
- a CDS encoding DUF721 domain-containing protein — protein sequence MRTVGALFLPWLQEVVRDEKVAVIFLREFWPRIVGAPLAASTQPLRLRGRVLEIGVHDSEWEGVLRGMTPALISKVNRFWNRSLVRGLDFQVLRPRPGDRST from the coding sequence ATGAGGACGGTCGGGGCTCTCTTTCTTCCCTGGCTGCAGGAGGTGGTCCGGGACGAGAAGGTAGCCGTGATCTTCCTGCGCGAGTTCTGGCCTCGGATCGTCGGGGCACCGTTGGCCGCATCGACCCAACCTCTGCGTCTCCGCGGACGCGTCTTGGAGATCGGCGTACACGACTCCGAATGGGAAGGGGTGCTCCGGGGTATGACTCCGGCGCTGATCTCGAAGGTCAACCGGTTCTGGAACCGGTCCCTGGTCCGAGGTCTGGATTTCCAAGTGCTCCGTCCCCGCCCGGGAGATCGTTCCACTTGA
- a CDS encoding HNH endonuclease, with the protein MEHTLVLNATYEPLQIIGWKRAVRMVFQEKVEVVAEYDREIRSVSNRIRLPSVLRLLHYVKLRHGCHRIKFSRENLYARDNYRCQYCGTKAPLSQLTYDHVIPVAQGGIKSWENIVTCCIQCNRKKGNRSPAQANLRLLRIPKAPSGFPYRVRLLFRQPAVPESWKDYIFWSGGT; encoded by the coding sequence GTGGAACACACTCTCGTACTCAACGCCACCTACGAACCTCTGCAGATCATCGGTTGGAAACGTGCCGTCCGCATGGTCTTCCAGGAGAAGGTCGAGGTGGTGGCCGAATATGACCGCGAGATCCGCAGTGTCTCGAACCGGATCCGCCTCCCCTCGGTCTTGCGCCTGCTTCACTACGTCAAGCTCCGGCACGGGTGCCACCGGATCAAATTCAGCCGTGAAAACCTGTACGCTCGCGACAACTACCGTTGCCAGTATTGCGGCACCAAGGCGCCCCTGAGCCAGCTCACCTACGATCATGTGATCCCCGTGGCCCAAGGGGGGATCAAGAGCTGGGAGAACATCGTCACCTGCTGCATCCAATGCAACCGGAAGAAGGGAAACCGGTCACCGGCGCAGGCCAACCTGCGCCTTTTGAGAATCCCCAAGGCCCCCTCTGGTTTTCCCTATCGCGTCCGTCTCCTTTTTCGCCAGCCGGCCGTTCCCGAGAGTTGGAAGGACTACATCTTCTGGTCCGGGGGAACCTGA
- a CDS encoding TIGR04282 family arsenosugar biosynthesis glycosyltransferase has translation MEGLHLLVRGNLMDGSLVIFSRFPRLGRVKTRLEPALGKRGCLELHRALLLDTVERTRFLSRRHYLYLSGSTARERARFAAAWRLPADLIIRRQTGADLGERLCKACRQIAAESKEKPVVFLGADSPTVPRKYIRRALDRLARRPVVVGPAEDGGYYLIGLSRPRPELFSNLDWGTGKVLEQTLQRLRPDQYTLLPYWFDVDDGGDLARLHREVEAAGPDVFRHTRRCLRALVHDPVSQSVFR, from the coding sequence TTGGAAGGACTACATCTTCTGGTCCGGGGGAACCTGATGGACGGGTCTCTGGTGATCTTCTCCCGGTTTCCCCGATTGGGCCGGGTGAAGACCAGACTGGAGCCGGCGCTGGGTAAGCGGGGTTGCCTGGAACTTCACCGGGCGCTGCTTCTGGACACCGTGGAACGAACGCGATTCCTGAGCCGGCGCCACTACCTGTATCTGAGCGGCTCCACCGCCCGGGAACGGGCCCGGTTCGCCGCAGCGTGGCGCCTGCCCGCGGATCTGATCATCCGCCGACAGACGGGAGCCGACCTGGGAGAGAGATTGTGTAAGGCCTGCCGGCAGATCGCCGCGGAATCGAAGGAAAAGCCGGTGGTCTTTCTGGGGGCCGACTCCCCTACGGTGCCGCGGAAGTACATTCGCCGAGCCCTGGATCGACTTGCGAGGCGGCCCGTCGTCGTGGGACCGGCCGAGGACGGGGGGTACTATCTCATCGGTCTTTCCCGCCCCAGGCCGGAACTCTTCTCGAATCTGGATTGGGGGACCGGCAAGGTCCTGGAGCAGACACTTCAGAGGTTGCGGCCGGACCAATATACGTTGCTGCCCTACTGGTTCGACGTGGACGACGGCGGCGACCTGGCCCGGCTCCACAGGGAGGTCGAGGCGGCGGGGCCGGACGTCTTCCGGCACACGCGCCGTTGCCTGCGGGCGCTGGTCCACGACCCGGTTTCCCAATCGGTTTTCCGGTGA
- a CDS encoding TonB family protein: MKDFLERLLGLKVPEAQLEGPRDPYNIYEWDLDDRRPLVVAAILAILFHAVLLLMIFPSFGKTVLIPTQQVLVLKNLAKPAALAGGGDLPKATPPKPEPVKPKPKPILVPIPDPTPREPEPIRKEELENVPQVIKQIVAELNLDDIEAPPGRPGRGGQGESQGEGTGTGPLAGSGPAAGDGSGIYRYGSGVTNPVPIVKTTPSYTDAAIKAKVQGVVWLQAIIRKDGNVDSFKVIRGLGHGLEEQAIQEIATNWRFRPGMLNGSPVDVLATIEVQFNLR, encoded by the coding sequence GTGAAGGATTTCCTGGAACGGCTGTTGGGTTTGAAGGTCCCCGAGGCCCAATTGGAGGGACCGCGAGACCCCTATAACATCTACGAATGGGATCTTGACGACCGGAGGCCGTTGGTGGTCGCCGCCATACTGGCGATCCTCTTTCACGCCGTTCTCCTTTTGATGATCTTCCCCTCGTTCGGCAAGACGGTCCTGATCCCGACCCAGCAGGTGCTGGTGCTCAAGAATCTGGCGAAACCCGCGGCCCTCGCCGGGGGCGGCGACCTGCCCAAGGCGACACCGCCCAAGCCCGAGCCGGTGAAACCGAAGCCCAAGCCGATTCTGGTTCCCATTCCCGATCCGACTCCCAGAGAACCCGAACCCATCCGCAAGGAGGAACTGGAAAACGTCCCCCAGGTCATCAAGCAGATCGTAGCGGAATTGAACCTGGACGACATTGAGGCTCCGCCAGGGCGTCCCGGCCGGGGAGGGCAGGGTGAGAGCCAGGGCGAGGGCACGGGAACCGGCCCCCTTGCCGGTTCGGGACCCGCGGCTGGAGACGGCAGCGGCATCTATCGATACGGGAGCGGAGTCACCAACCCGGTTCCCATCGTTAAAACGACTCCCAGCTACACCGACGCCGCCATCAAAGCCAAGGTTCAGGGTGTGGTCTGGCTTCAGGCCATCATCCGGAAGGATGGCAACGTCGACAGCTTCAAGGTCATTCGAGGATTGGGCCACGGTTTGGAGGAACAGGCCATCCAGGAGATCGCCACCAACTGGCGTTTTCGGCCCGGAATGCTCAACGGGAGCCCGGTCGACGTCCTGGCCACCATCGAAGTCCAGTTCAACCTGAGGTAG
- the ileS gene encoding isoleucine--tRNA ligase, with translation MKANLPVLEPRILKSWEESGIYARIRSAREGKPLFILHDGPPYANGHLHVGHALNKILKDFIVRSKTMEGYDCPYVPGWDCHGLPIEIQVMNRKRADLEPLEVRRRCRRHADKFVRIQGNEFRRLGVTGDWTAPYLTMSHSYEAETARLLGDFVRRGSVYKGLKPVHWCIHCETALAEAEVEYSEHVSPSVYVRFPVTGGLHGLDAGARPVSVLIWTTTPWTLPANMGLCFHPDFEYALVEARDEVFILAADLVPRVSKECDLGDYRILGRLRGAALGGLECRHPWIPRRSAVVFGTHVTLDQGTGVVHTAPGHGEEDYRLGVDNGLEVYCPVDDSGRFLPEVDHFGGMPVFEANPSINALMAREGHLVREEPFRHSYPHCWRCHNPVIFRATAQWFISMDREDLRGRALREIARVKWLPSWGRERIHNMIATRPDWCISRQRTWGVPIIAFYCRACGKILLESGIIEHVSRIFEREGADAWYRRPASELLPKNTRCACGSEEFEKEKDILDVWFDSGVSHHVLRETPGLDWPADLYLEGGDQFRGWFHSSLLVGVGVSDGAPYRSVLCHGWTLDAEGKAMSKSRGNVISPQDITKRDGAEILRLWVASIDYTEDVRLGEEILSRLRDAYRKLRNTSRFLLGNLHDFSPEMAVPDEELLELDRWALAHTAATARRVEEAYRNFEFHTVYHSLYHFCVVGLSSFYLDVLKDRLYVSAADSTERRSAQTALFRIADALVRLLAPVLPFTTTQIWEELHGRNPPAESVHMAEFSRELDRHEDPELLERWEPLLRIRHQVSKSLEECRQQKLIGNSLEASVRIEAGAETCRYLSRYADDLATVFIVSEVEIGLREDLAGDETRIEVTRTQAKKCARCWNHRRSVGTDADLPHVCSRCRAVLERIGALD, from the coding sequence ATGAAGGCGAATCTGCCCGTTCTGGAGCCGCGGATTCTCAAGTCGTGGGAAGAGTCGGGGATCTACGCGAGAATCCGCTCGGCGCGAGAGGGAAAGCCTCTCTTCATCCTTCACGACGGCCCTCCCTACGCCAATGGGCATCTCCACGTGGGACACGCCCTGAACAAGATCCTCAAGGACTTCATTGTCCGTTCCAAGACCATGGAGGGTTACGATTGTCCCTACGTGCCGGGGTGGGACTGTCACGGGCTGCCCATCGAGATTCAGGTCATGAACCGAAAGCGGGCCGACCTGGAGCCGCTGGAGGTGCGCCGGCGATGCCGGCGGCACGCCGACAAGTTCGTGCGCATCCAGGGGAATGAATTCCGCCGCCTGGGGGTCACGGGGGACTGGACCGCGCCCTATCTGACCATGAGCCATTCCTATGAAGCCGAGACGGCCCGGCTGTTGGGTGATTTCGTCCGCCGGGGAAGCGTCTACAAGGGTCTCAAGCCGGTTCATTGGTGCATTCACTGCGAGACGGCATTGGCCGAAGCCGAAGTGGAGTATTCGGAACATGTCAGCCCATCGGTCTACGTCCGGTTTCCCGTGACGGGAGGACTCCATGGACTGGACGCCGGAGCCCGCCCCGTCTCGGTGCTGATCTGGACCACGACGCCTTGGACCCTGCCCGCCAACATGGGGCTCTGCTTTCATCCCGACTTCGAATACGCGTTGGTGGAGGCCCGGGACGAGGTCTTCATCCTGGCTGCCGATCTGGTCCCCCGCGTTTCCAAGGAGTGCGATCTGGGCGACTACCGGATTCTGGGACGCCTGCGGGGCGCTGCCCTCGGCGGTCTCGAGTGCCGGCACCCATGGATACCGCGCCGGTCCGCGGTCGTATTCGGGACTCACGTCACGCTGGACCAGGGCACCGGCGTGGTCCATACGGCACCCGGACACGGAGAAGAGGACTACCGCCTGGGGGTCGACAACGGTCTCGAAGTGTATTGTCCGGTGGACGATTCGGGCCGGTTCCTGCCGGAGGTGGATCACTTCGGTGGCATGCCCGTGTTCGAGGCCAACCCTTCCATCAACGCCCTTATGGCCCGGGAAGGCCATCTGGTCCGGGAAGAGCCGTTCCGGCACAGCTATCCTCATTGCTGGCGCTGTCACAACCCGGTCATTTTTCGCGCCACGGCGCAGTGGTTCATCAGCATGGACCGGGAAGACCTTCGCGGCCGGGCCCTGCGCGAGATCGCCAGGGTGAAGTGGCTTCCGTCCTGGGGCCGGGAGCGGATCCACAACATGATCGCCACCCGGCCGGACTGGTGTATCAGCCGGCAGAGAACCTGGGGTGTTCCGATCATCGCCTTCTACTGCAGGGCCTGCGGCAAGATCCTTTTGGAGAGCGGCATCATCGAGCATGTTTCGCGCATCTTCGAGCGGGAGGGAGCCGACGCCTGGTACCGGAGGCCCGCGTCAGAGCTTCTTCCGAAGAACACCCGTTGCGCCTGTGGAAGCGAAGAATTCGAGAAAGAAAAAGACATATTGGATGTCTGGTTCGACTCGGGGGTCAGCCATCACGTGCTGCGGGAAACGCCGGGACTCGATTGGCCCGCGGATCTCTACCTGGAGGGTGGAGATCAGTTCCGGGGCTGGTTTCACAGTTCCTTGCTGGTCGGCGTCGGCGTCAGCGACGGAGCTCCCTACCGGTCGGTCCTGTGCCATGGATGGACGCTGGATGCCGAGGGGAAAGCCATGTCCAAGTCCCGGGGCAACGTCATTTCTCCCCAGGACATCACCAAGCGGGACGGCGCCGAGATCTTGCGCCTCTGGGTTGCGTCCATCGACTACACCGAAGACGTCCGTCTGGGGGAAGAGATACTTTCCCGACTCCGGGACGCCTACCGCAAGCTGCGAAATACGAGCCGCTTCCTCTTGGGCAACCTTCACGACTTCTCTCCGGAAATGGCAGTGCCGGACGAGGAACTGCTGGAGTTGGATCGTTGGGCTCTGGCCCATACCGCCGCCACGGCACGGCGGGTGGAGGAGGCCTACCGGAATTTCGAGTTTCACACCGTCTACCACTCCCTGTACCACTTCTGTGTGGTGGGGCTTTCCAGCTTTTATCTCGACGTTCTGAAGGATCGCCTCTACGTCTCGGCGGCCGATTCCACGGAACGAAGGTCGGCCCAGACGGCCCTGTTCCGGATCGCGGACGCATTGGTCCGGCTGCTGGCTCCGGTCCTGCCCTTTACCACCACCCAGATCTGGGAAGAACTCCACGGCCGGAACCCTCCCGCCGAGTCGGTCCACATGGCCGAGTTCTCCCGGGAGCTGGACCGTCATGAGGACCCCGAGCTCCTGGAGCGGTGGGAGCCGCTCCTGCGGATCCGCCACCAGGTCAGCAAGTCACTGGAGGAATGCCGCCAGCAGAAGCTCATCGGGAACTCCTTGGAGGCGTCGGTCAGGATCGAGGCCGGCGCGGAGACTTGCCGGTACCTCAGCCGGTATGCGGACGATCTGGCCACCGTCTTCATCGTCTCCGAGGTCGAGATCGGACTGAGGGAGGACCTGGCGGGGGATGAGACGCGGATCGAGGTGACCCGAACCCAGGCAAAGAAATGCGCGCGGTGCTGGAACCATCGGCGCTCGGTGGGGACCGATGCCGATCTGCCGCATGTCTGCTCCCGTTGCCGCGCGGTGCTGGAACGGATCGGTGCCCTCGATTGA
- the lspA gene encoding signal peptidase II: MKLVALGVAATVLALDLLTKWWVKSTPWLHYHKVVDGFFAIHFVRNEGIAFGLFHSNPSAWKPVILSVLAVAAAVMVLYYIWTSPPEERGVQLLMGLLLGGILGNFCDRLWRGYVVDFLDFHWQDRFAWPTFNLADAAITCGVAVILYQGFFGAGSGDRASSRPSRKNSGSLGAFLLAGLLSAPLLGESASPGALEIVDRVQARYDRVESFSADFRQVFQSQGVFFESDWGEGVLLMKRPGKMYWEYRRPTRKLFVADGKQTFFYVPAENQVTIADLDPETADTPLLFLLGPKRIRDDFMVEFETGEGPLEESNLLLRLTPVQARPEFSYLLLELSSRTWLIQRLSVIEPIGNRNDYIFSRFRENVRIRDKQFRLELPDGVEIIRIGSGAGRRPDGEPGRFLHRSGIETALEFTVRDDFCHGRLRRVPS, translated from the coding sequence ATGAAACTCGTGGCGCTGGGAGTGGCGGCGACGGTGCTGGCGCTGGATCTCCTCACCAAGTGGTGGGTCAAGAGCACGCCTTGGCTGCACTACCACAAGGTGGTCGATGGATTCTTCGCCATCCACTTCGTCCGCAATGAGGGCATTGCCTTCGGCCTGTTCCATTCCAATCCGTCGGCGTGGAAACCGGTGATCCTTTCCGTCCTGGCCGTCGCGGCGGCGGTCATGGTGTTGTATTACATCTGGACCAGCCCTCCCGAGGAAAGAGGCGTCCAACTGCTCATGGGGCTCCTGTTGGGAGGGATCCTGGGGAATTTCTGCGACCGGCTGTGGCGTGGGTATGTCGTCGATTTTTTGGATTTTCATTGGCAGGACCGTTTCGCCTGGCCAACCTTCAATCTGGCTGATGCCGCAATCACCTGCGGAGTCGCGGTGATTCTCTACCAGGGCTTTTTCGGAGCGGGCAGCGGAGACCGGGCATCGAGCCGGCCCAGCCGGAAAAACTCCGGCTCTTTGGGCGCGTTTCTCCTGGCGGGACTGCTCTCGGCGCCCCTGTTGGGAGAATCGGCCTCTCCCGGCGCGCTGGAAATCGTGGACCGGGTCCAGGCCCGGTACGATCGGGTCGAAAGCTTCTCCGCCGATTTCCGGCAGGTCTTCCAATCGCAGGGGGTCTTTTTCGAAAGCGACTGGGGCGAGGGGGTCCTGCTGATGAAGCGCCCTGGAAAAATGTACTGGGAGTACCGGCGCCCCACCAGGAAGCTGTTCGTGGCCGACGGCAAGCAGACCTTCTTCTACGTCCCCGCCGAGAACCAGGTGACGATCGCCGACCTGGACCCGGAGACTGCGGATACGCCGCTGCTTTTCCTGCTGGGACCCAAACGGATACGGGACGATTTCATGGTGGAGTTCGAAACCGGGGAAGGACCGTTGGAGGAATCCAACCTGCTCCTGCGGTTGACGCCCGTTCAGGCCCGGCCTGAATTCAGCTATCTGCTCTTGGAACTGTCCTCCCGGACCTGGCTCATCCAGAGATTGTCCGTAATCGAGCCCATCGGTAATCGCAACGACTACATCTTCAGCCGTTTCCGGGAGAACGTCAGGATTCGGGACAAACAGTTCCGCCTGGAGTTGCCGGATGGAGTGGAGATCATCCGAATCGGATCCGGCGCCGGCCGGAGGCCGGACGGGGAGCCGGGCCGGTTTCTTCATCGCAGCGGGATCGAGACCGCGCTGGAGTTCACAGTCCGTGACGACTTTTGCCACGGTCGGTTAAGGAGAGTGCCGAGTTGA
- a CDS encoding ketoacyl-ACP synthase III translates to MRANITAVGMYVPEKRVTNHDLSRVLETSDKWIRERTGISERRIVGKDEANSDLSVRAIRDALEGTPHRPEDIDLIIVTTVTPDMMFPSTACRIQEKIGATNAWGFDLSGACSGFLFGLSTAAQFIRTGTHKKVLVVGTDVMSSIIDFEDRATCVLFGDGAGAVLLEPTEEEDVGILDATLGCDGSGGKFLYMPAGGSQRPASHETVDKRMHYVHQDGRNVFKFAVRVMCDTSVGLLRRNGIPTDQLSLFVPHQANMRIIKSSMSRLKLGEEQVAVNIDRYANTTAATIPTCLAEAHRQGRLKKRDKVLMVSFGAGFTWGGILLGWGMDPP, encoded by the coding sequence ATTCGGGCGAACATAACGGCCGTGGGGATGTACGTTCCGGAGAAGCGCGTCACCAACCACGACTTGAGCCGGGTACTGGAAACTTCCGACAAGTGGATCCGAGAGCGAACCGGGATCTCGGAGCGCCGAATCGTCGGCAAGGACGAGGCGAACAGCGATCTCTCGGTTCGAGCCATCCGAGACGCTCTGGAAGGCACGCCACATCGTCCTGAAGACATCGATCTCATCATCGTCACCACCGTCACGCCGGACATGATGTTCCCTTCGACCGCTTGCCGGATCCAGGAGAAGATCGGGGCCACCAACGCGTGGGGGTTCGATCTTTCCGGGGCCTGCTCCGGATTCCTTTTCGGCCTCTCGACGGCTGCGCAGTTCATTCGGACGGGGACCCACAAGAAGGTCCTTGTGGTGGGAACCGATGTGATGAGCTCCATCATCGACTTCGAGGACCGGGCCACCTGCGTGCTCTTCGGAGACGGCGCCGGGGCGGTCCTCCTTGAGCCCACCGAAGAGGAGGATGTCGGCATCCTGGACGCGACCCTGGGATGCGACGGGTCAGGAGGCAAGTTCCTGTACATGCCGGCCGGAGGGAGCCAACGCCCGGCAAGCCATGAAACCGTGGACAAGCGGATGCACTATGTCCATCAGGACGGGAGGAACGTCTTCAAGTTCGCGGTTCGGGTCATGTGCGACACTTCCGTCGGATTGCTCCGGCGAAACGGCATTCCCACCGATCAGCTTTCGCTGTTCGTCCCCCATCAGGCCAACATGCGAATCATCAAGTCTTCCATGTCGCGCCTGAAACTGGGCGAGGAACAGGTTGCCGTCAACATCGACCGCTACGCCAACACCACGGCGGCGACCATCCCCACCTGTCTGGCGGAAGCTCACCGGCAGGGACGACTGAAGAAACGGGACAAAGTCCTCATGGTCTCCTTCGGAGCGGGATTCACCTGGGGAGGCATCCTGCTCGGCTGGGGAATGGATCCGCCGTAA
- a CDS encoding YtxH domain-containing protein translates to MASSGDKLVYFLIGSFVGACAALLLAPQSGEQTRELLEGKAREGADRVGRRLRDGRDTLEEKGRELAGRAGETLNRERESLRKKKEQLGVVLDAARRTYRGESRTQEESAD, encoded by the coding sequence ATGGCCTCAAGTGGAGACAAGCTGGTCTATTTTCTCATCGGCAGCTTTGTGGGTGCCTGTGCGGCGCTGCTGCTGGCTCCCCAATCGGGTGAACAGACTCGGGAGCTGTTGGAAGGCAAGGCCCGGGAGGGTGCCGACAGGGTCGGCCGGAGGCTCCGGGACGGCAGGGACACATTGGAGGAAAAGGGGCGAGAGCTTGCCGGCCGGGCCGGTGAGACCCTGAACCGGGAACGGGAGAGCCTCCGGAAGAAGAAGGAGCAACTCGGAGTCGTCCTGGATGCCGCGCGACGCACCTATCGGGGCGAGTCGCGGACGCAGGAAGAGTCCGCCGACTGA
- a CDS encoding HAD-IB family phosphatase, producing MKIYTDFDGTITDRDSIVLLVQEFGGGDGYRRDLLSEFENGTLSAAEVIAEEIASVDASWEEVAACLKEMVRVDPTFPGFVNWCRESSIPLCVVSSGLEQIIAFMIGDLGVPVVAHTARIEGRSWRYHRRPESEKELVVRAASEADEVAFIGDGISDICVLPYVDRVFAKRYLAKYCRKRGFDFFPYDTFREVRNRLQDELQAD from the coding sequence ATGAAGATCTACACCGATTTCGACGGAACCATCACCGATCGCGACTCCATCGTCCTGCTGGTTCAGGAATTCGGAGGGGGCGACGGCTATCGGCGAGACCTGCTGTCCGAATTCGAGAACGGCACGCTGTCGGCAGCCGAGGTGATTGCCGAGGAGATCGCCTCGGTTGACGCCTCCTGGGAAGAGGTCGCCGCCTGCCTCAAGGAAATGGTCCGAGTCGATCCTACGTTTCCCGGATTCGTGAACTGGTGCCGAGAATCATCGATTCCCCTCTGCGTCGTCAGCTCGGGGCTGGAGCAGATCATCGCCTTCATGATCGGAGACCTGGGGGTTCCGGTCGTGGCGCATACGGCCCGGATTGAGGGCCGGAGTTGGCGCTACCATCGGCGGCCGGAGTCGGAGAAGGAGTTGGTGGTGCGGGCGGCCAGCGAGGCCGATGAGGTCGCCTTCATAGGCGACGGCATATCGGACATCTGTGTTCTTCCCTATGTGGATCGCGTCTTCGCAAAACGCTACCTGGCGAAGTATTGCCGGAAGCGGGGCTTCGACTTTTTCCCCTACGATACCTTCCGGGAGGTCCGGAACCGGTTGCAGGACGAGTTGCAGGCGGACTGA
- a CDS encoding histone deacetylase has product MRYGLVLDPVFLEHRVPPEHPERPDRLRAISEGLSAQASFKRLVKVSPAPAAEEAILRVHTRDHLAHIRGTRLQPLHPLDWDTYSGGASHDVALLAAGSVIRMIDLLFRGDLDSGFAAIRPPGHHAEPGKAMGFCLFNNVAVGAQWALDQGLVRRVAIVDFDVHHGNGTQAAFYHRDDVLYVSLHQHPLYPGTGYYTEVGVGKGKGMTVNFPIPAGQTNGFYSSLLAGMVLPILASYEPGLILVSAGFDAHRDDPLAGMLLNERGYAGMAVDLNRAAAKICGGKILYVLEGGYNLKALAASVETTVAAGLDPPEAGPELESSPNSGPYMDQIRPVLNPYWPV; this is encoded by the coding sequence ATGCGTTACGGCCTGGTTCTGGATCCGGTCTTCCTCGAACACCGGGTCCCACCTGAACATCCCGAGCGTCCGGACCGGCTGCGAGCCATCTCAGAGGGACTGTCCGCCCAGGCGTCGTTCAAACGGCTGGTGAAGGTGTCCCCCGCTCCGGCCGCCGAGGAAGCCATCCTTCGGGTCCACACACGAGATCATTTGGCCCACATCCGGGGAACGCGGCTTCAGCCGCTCCATCCCCTGGACTGGGACACCTATTCGGGCGGAGCCTCGCACGACGTGGCGCTGTTGGCAGCGGGGAGCGTCATTCGAATGATCGACCTTCTCTTTCGAGGAGACCTCGACTCCGGGTTCGCGGCCATCAGGCCGCCCGGCCACCACGCCGAACCGGGGAAGGCCATGGGTTTCTGCCTCTTCAACAACGTGGCCGTGGGCGCCCAGTGGGCCTTGGACCAGGGCCTGGTTCGGCGCGTGGCCATCGTCGACTTCGACGTCCACCACGGCAATGGCACCCAGGCCGCCTTCTACCACCGGGACGACGTCCTGTACGTCTCCCTGCACCAGCACCCGCTTTACCCGGGAACCGGCTACTACACCGAAGTGGGCGTGGGAAAGGGCAAGGGGATGACGGTCAATTTCCCAATTCCCGCCGGTCAGACCAACGGCTTCTATTCCTCCCTGCTGGCCGGCATGGTGCTGCCCATCCTGGCCAGCTACGAACCCGGGTTGATCCTGGTCTCAGCGGGATTCGACGCCCACCGGGATGATCCCCTGGCCGGCATGCTGTTGAATGAGCGGGGCTATGCCGGGATGGCAGTGGACCTGAACCGTGCGGCAGCGAAAATCTGCGGCGGCAAGATTCTCTACGTGCTGGAAGGGGGCTACAACCTGAAGGCCCTGGCGGCGTCGGTGGAGACGACGGTGGCCGCCGGCCTGGATCCGCCGGAAGCGGGTCCCGAACTGGAATCCAGTCCCAATTCAGGGCCCTATATGGATCAGATCCGTCCCGTCCTGAACCCGTATTGGCCGGTCTGA